Within the Streptomyces sp. R41 genome, the region AGACCGCCGGGGTGTGAGCGCAGGGGGAGCCACGACACACGTGGCTCCCCGAGAGGGCTGCGGGCGTCAGAGGACGCTGCCTTCGCCTTGGGTTCCTGCTCCTTGCGTCGGGCCACGCCGTATGCCGACCAAGCTCCCTGGGGCACTGCGCAGCGGGAGGTGCCTGACACCACCCGCTCTGACACGGACCGCCTTTCTCCGGCGGGCCCGGTGGTTTCACCGCGATTCCCCGCCGTTCCCCGTTCGATCTGGTGCGGCTGTGGTGCGGTGTTCGGACGGCGGCTGTGCACGCCACACGTCTACTGCTCGGAGGCACGTATCCTCCGGCGCCATCGGCTGAAATGAGGACCTTGGTGATGCCGAGTGATCAACCGGGTGTCCATCCTCGGCGGGCAGGTCACACACGGGGGGAAGGATGAGCGGATGCACCGCAAGCGATCAGTGGCGCCCCACTCCGTGGATCGCCCCATCCTCTTCCTCGACATCGACGGACCGCTCATCCCGTTCGGGCCGCCGCCCGGTCTGCCTCGGACCCCTGCCTCGGGCTCCGAAGAGTTCCCTGCCCAGGGGAACCCACTGCTCGAGCGGCTCGACCCCACCGTCGGGCAGCGTCTGATGGCGCTGGGGTGCGACCTGGTCTGGGCCTCGACATGGATGGATGAGGCCAACGAGACCGTCGCCCCACGGATCGGGCTGCCCAAGCTGCCTGTGGTGGAGTGGCCGGAAGCCTCCACCGGCGACGGCCCGCGCGGCCTGCACTGGAAGACCCGCCCCCTCGTCGAGTGGGCCGGCCACCGCCCGTTCATCTGGGTAGACGACGAGATCAGCGCGATGGATCGCCTCTGGGTCGCCTCGCACCACCCAGGACCATCGCTGCTTCACCGAGTCGACCCGACCAAGGGCCTCACCGAGGACGACTTCTCCGTGCTAGCCGGTTGGCTCCGCACTGCCGTTCCACGTCTCGCGCCGGGAACAGGCGACTAGGCGGAGCCATCGTGGGATGCCGGGTGCGGCCTGGGAGGGGATCTCGCCTGTCAGGTCGGCTCCGCACGCGCTGAGGCCTCCCTCGACTCCGGCTTCGAAACGGCGCAACACTGCCATGGGCGGAGGGTCCGCTCGAGGAGCGTTTCAGCCTGGGCCACATCGGAGAGGTGAGGACATCGCGCTCGCCGTCCTCCTCCTCGCCGGCGCCGGGGCCGGCCACATCCATGGCGTGATGCTCCCCGCGCACGGCGGCGTCACCGTGTCGAACGCGCGGGCACAGGTCCGACCCGCGTCACCGTCGCTGCGGCAATCGGGCAGTAAGCGCACAGGTCCGTCCTGATTGCCGTACCGGGCAAAGGCGGCGAGATAGGTTCGAACCTGGCGTGCGAACCAACGGAAGGGGACTCGTCATGGGCCTGATCGGATCGATCGGCCTGATCCTGCATCCCAGACGCAACCCGGGACCGGTCATCGAATCGGTCGTTCAATGGGCCCGGAAGAGCCAGACCGAGGTGTTGGGGCTGCCGGACGAGGTGGGCCGGATCGACTGCAGCGCCGTGTCCGTGCCGGCGGCAGCCCTCGTCGCCCGGGCCGGACTTGTCGTCAGCCTCGGCGGGGACGGAACCATGCTCCGCGCCATGCGACTCCTCTTCGGCACCGCCACCCCCGTGCTCGGCGTCAACCTGGGGCGGTTGGGCTTCCTCGCCGAGATCGACGTCGACGACCTGCCCATGGCGCTGGACCGAGTCGACCAGGGCCACTACACCACCGAGCCCCGTATGGCCGTACGAACCCGCCTCCCGGACGGGCGCGAATTCCGTGCGTTCAACGACATCGCCCTCGTACGTGTACCCGGTAGCGGACTCGCCGCCATCGCGATCCGCCTCCAGGGCGACGAGTTCATCCGATACGCGGCCGACGCGGTCGTCGTCGCCACGACGACCGGATCAACGGCGTACAGCTTCGCCGCGGGCGGCCCCATCATGTCGCCCAGAGTCGAAGCCATCCTCGTCGTCCCCGCCAGCGCCCACTCGTCGTTCGACAGGGCGCTCGTCCTGCCGGCGGACGAGGACGTCACGCTCGAACTGCTGCCTACGACAGGGCGTCTTGCCGTCGAGGTCGACGGTGAAGTGGTCGGCTACCTCGACGCGGACGACCGGATCACCGTGACGGCTTCTCCCGCGGCGGCTCGAGTCGTACGCCTCGGCGGTACGACCTTCTACCAGCGGGCGCGCAGAAAACTCGGCATCAAAGGCAGCGTGGAAGCGGGCCGCCAAGCTCCCGAAGGCATGCCTTCGCCGTGAACGTCGCGGGCGGCGATCGAAGCCGACCTGTCCGACGTGCTGCTCACGATGATGGCTGATGCTCCGGGTCAGCCGTTCGTGCGGGCGGCGGCGCGGCGCTGACGTTTGCCGAGGGGCGCCTGGGAGAGGTCCTCGGCCTGGGACCTGAGGTTCTTGTAGCCGTAGCCCCGCTCGGCCAGCCACGCCTGCGCGGCCCCTTCAGCGCGTTCGGTCGCCTCCAGGATGTCCTCCTCGCTCTCTCCCGCGTCCAGGAACCGGAAGGTGAAGGCGGATCGGGCGGCAATGTCGTAGCTGAGGTGCCCCTCGGGGGTGAAGGCGGCGCGCAGTACGTCGTGCTCCGTCGCACGGGCCAGAAGTTCGGCGCGTTGGTCGGTGCTGAGCGCGTCGAAGACGCCGCGGACGGTGATACGGAATGTGCGAGTGGTCATGGCCCGACCCTAGGCAGCGGGGTCGGCCCGGTTCCATCGAGTTTCGCCGGGTGGAGCGCTTCGAGCGTCGCTACGGTCGCGCGGCCGTGGCTCTGCGCTGCCCGTGGGCCGGTGTCCGGCAGGAGGAGAGCAGAACTATGTCGCTCGTCATCACCAGCGGGCGCCAGGCCGGGGCCACGTCGACGCTTCTGCCCGGCAGGAGGATCCGGCCGGGCAGAAACGGCCGGTCACACCGCGAGCAGATCGTCCAGCGACCCCTTGCCCGCCAACTCCGCCGTGGCGGCCGGGCCTTCCTTCGACGCGGCGTAGCGGCCCGAGGTCAGGGCCCACTCGTAATTGCCGTTGATCCAGTGCTGGATGGCCTCCACGCCCATCCGGACCTGGGCGCGCTGCTCGGCGGTCAGGCCGAGTTCGTCGCACATGTCCGCGACACGGGCTTCGAGTTCGAGGTACTCGTCGAGGCATTCGGTGGTCATCCGGTACGCCTCGGCGGCGGCCTCCTCCCAGCTGCGACCGCGTTCGCGGTGCAGCACGGCTATCAGGTTGTGGCCGTCTCCTCGACGCTTCTCGCGTTCGAAGGAGTGGATGTCGTTCATGAACCCGATGGTGTCCGCGGCGAGATCGCGCATCCGGACCATGAGCGGATGGGCCTGCACCTGCGGCGGCACCTCGAAGCCGCGGCTGCGCTCACCGGCGTCGATGCTGTGGTGGATGCCCACCGTACGGCGCCGGAACTCCGCGTACTCCTCGAGGCCGAGAGTGCCCGCCAGACCCCGTGCCGCCAGGTCGACCTCCTCGGTGTGTGCCACCAGGAAGCGTCCCCAGGAGGCGGCGAAGCGGGTCCGCCAGGTCAGGGACATGCCATCCGAGAGCTGGGCCCAGACCTCCGCCCAGGCGATGGTGATCGGGCACACCACGCGGGGAGTGGTCCCGGCGGGGCGCAGCGGAGTGGCGATCAGCTCCCGCGCGACCTCCGCTATGCGGTCCGCGCGGTCGGGACTTCCCGTGTCGAACTGGTCGTCGAACAGGAAGGCCAGTGAGAACCAGTTCATCAGGACGACCATGTCGTCGACCGAGGCGTGGGGGTAGGTTCGTGCCGCCGCCTGGGGGAGGTCCCAGGACTGGTACTCCTCGAACCCCGCCTGGCTGCGCACCAGTCCCATGTCCCACACCCAGCGCAGATGGCGCTCTCGGGCGTACTCCAGGTGCTCGCTGACGGGGGTCTTGAAGGGGAGGTCGAACCTGACGTCCTGCGGCATTCGCGTCCTCTCTTGAGACGATTCACAGGCCCCCGCCCCTGCGAACAGGCGATCGTTATTGTCGCCCGCTGACTCGAACTGCTCTATCTGAGTCGATAGTTGATGACTCAAGTGCGCTTCGAGACTGCCCAGAGCCTAAACGATCTATGGTGTGAGATCTGTAACGCGTGATTGCGGGTGTGATACGTCTCAACTCGCCTCGCCGCAGGTGGAGTCGGGTGTCAGGCGTCCGGCTCCGCGTGGACGCGCTCGCCTCCCACATAGGTCAGCGCCACCCTCGTCTCGGCGATCGCCTCCGGCGGCCCGTCAAACGGGTCGCGGTCCAGAATGACCAGATCCGCCAGGGCTCCCTCCCGGACGCTCCCGGTGTCGTCGAGGTGGTTCGCGTACGCCGATCCCGCGGTGTACGCCGTCAGCGCGGCCGTGAGGTCTATGCGCTCGGCGGGCAGGAACACCGGGCCTGCCTCGTCGGGGCTCACGCGGTTGACCGCGACATGGATGCCCTGGAGCGGATCGGGGCTGCTGACCGGCCAGTCGCTGCCCGCCGCGAGCCGCGCCCCGGAGCGCAGCAGTGCCCCGAACGGGTATTGCCAGGCGGCGCGTTCGGACCCGAGGAAGGGGATCGTCAGCTCGTCCATCTGCGGCTCGTGCGCGGCCCACAGCGGCTGGATGTTGGCCGTGGCGCCTAGGCGCGCGAAACGGGGCACGTCGTCGGGGTGCACGACCTGGAGGTGCGCCAGGTGCGGACGCGTGTCGCTCGGCCCGTTCGCCTTCCGCGCCGCCTCGACGGCGTCCAGGGCGTCGCGTACGGCCCGGTCGCCCAGTGCGTGGAAGTGGCACTGGAATCCCAGTGCGTCCAATTCCGTGACATATGACGGCAATTGGGTCGAGTCGATGAAGCTGGTGCCCCGATTGGCCGTCGCGCAGCCGCATTTGTCGAGATAGGGGTCGAGGAGAGAGGCGGTGCCGTTCTCGGCGACCCCGTCCAGCATGAGCTTGACGCTGGTGGCCCGGAACCGCCCGTGGCTCAACGCGGCCCGCCGTTCGACGAGTTCGGGGATCTGTTCCGCCCCGCGTGCGCGGTCCCACCACAGGGCGCCGACGACACGGGCGGTCAGCGAACCGTCGCGGGCCGCGGCCAGATACGCCTCGGACGGATCGTCCATGCCCAGGAATGTGCCGACGAGTGCGTCCTGCCAGGCGGTGATGCCGAGCGCGTGCAGATGCCGCTGGGCGTGCAGCAGCGCGGCGAGCCGGTCCGCCGCGGTGGCCGGAGGGGTGATCCGGCCGACGTACTGCATGGCCCCTTCCTGGAGCATGCCGGTGGGCTCGCCCGAGGCGTCCCGCTCGAAGCGTCCGTCGGCCGGGTCGGGCGTGTCGCGGGTGACGCCCGCGAGTTCCAGCGCGCGGCTGTTGACCCAGGCGCCGTGGTGGTCCCGGTTGGGCAGGTACACCGGCCGGTCGGGTACGACGGCGTCCAGCAGCTCCTTGGTCGGCGTGCCGCCCTCGAAGGCCTCCATGGACCAGCCGCCGCCCGTGATCCACTCCCGGTCGGGGTGCGCGTCGGCGTAAGCGCGGACGGCGGCGAGCGTGTCCTCGGCCGTCTTCTCCCCGGTCAGGTCGCACTGGGTGAGCTCCAGGCCCGCCGGGACCGGGTGCACGTGCGCGTCCTGGAAGCCGGGCAGCAGCAGCCGTCCGGCGAGGTCGACCACCTCGGTCTTCGGGCCGACGAGGTCGTGGACCTCGGAGTTTCCGACGGCGGTGATCCGGTCGCCGGTGACGGCGACGGCTGTCGCGGTGCGGCCTTCGGGGGTGAGGACCGGGCCGCCGGTGAAGAGGAGATCAGCGTGCATGTTCCGTTTCCTTGCCGGGGTAGGGCGTGCGGGTGCCGTGCGGTGTTCTCAGTGAGGTGTCGCGAGCAGCTGTGGTGCGTCGGCGTCGGTGCCGTGCCCGGTACGGAAGTACGGGGACTTGCGGACCCACTTCGCCCACGCGGCGGCCACGAAACCGGAGACGATCATGGCAGTGGGGGTGAGCAGCAGGAACCACCCGTTGTCGGCGCTGACTTCGAGATGGTCGGTGGAGGTGTAGAAGGACCAGCCGAGATAGCCGCCGAGCCCGAGCAGCGCCGCGGCGCTCAAGGAGGGCAGCACCACTGCCCGTATCCCCTGCCGCCAGTCCTCGCGCAGCAGCCCGCGGAAGCGGACGGCGGCCGCGAGGGCGGTGAGCGCGTAGGACAGGGCGACGACGATCCCGACCGCGTTGACCGTCGCCATGATCATGTCGGCCAGCCGGGGGATCACCAGGGCGAGCGCGGCCACGGCCGTCGCCAGCGCGCCGATCAGCAGCGTCCCGGCCGCGGGAGTCCCGTACCGGGCGCTGACCTTGGACCACACCGGTCCGAGCGTACGGTCCCGGCTCATCGCGAACATTCCGCGAGCCGTCGGGATCACCCCGGCCTGGAGCGAGGCGACGGCCGAGAACATCAGGGCCACCAGCGGCAGCGCGGCCAGCGGCTGTGAGGCCAGCCGGTCGCCGAAGAACGCCAGCCCCTCGGCGCCGTGCCCGGCCAACTCCGGCTCGGACAGCACGCGTTGGAAGGCGACGGAACCGAGCAGGAACAGCCCCAGCATCGTCACCAGCGTGATGGTCCCGGCCCGCGAGGCGTCCCGCGGGTCGCGCACCTCCTCGTTCACGGTGAACGCCGCCTCGAAGCCCCAGTAACAGAACACCGACAGCAGCAGCCCCTGTGCGAGC harbors:
- a CDS encoding HAD domain-containing protein; amino-acid sequence: MHRKRSVAPHSVDRPILFLDIDGPLIPFGPPPGLPRTPASGSEEFPAQGNPLLERLDPTVGQRLMALGCDLVWASTWMDEANETVAPRIGLPKLPVVEWPEASTGDGPRGLHWKTRPLVEWAGHRPFIWVDDEISAMDRLWVASHHPGPSLLHRVDPTKGLTEDDFSVLAGWLRTAVPRLAPGTGD
- a CDS encoding NAD(+)/NADH kinase, giving the protein MGLIGSIGLILHPRRNPGPVIESVVQWARKSQTEVLGLPDEVGRIDCSAVSVPAAALVARAGLVVSLGGDGTMLRAMRLLFGTATPVLGVNLGRLGFLAEIDVDDLPMALDRVDQGHYTTEPRMAVRTRLPDGREFRAFNDIALVRVPGSGLAAIAIRLQGDEFIRYAADAVVVATTTGSTAYSFAAGGPIMSPRVEAILVVPASAHSSFDRALVLPADEDVTLELLPTTGRLAVEVDGEVVGYLDADDRITVTASPAAARVVRLGGTTFYQRARRKLGIKGSVEAGRQAPEGMPSP
- a CDS encoding DUF6204 family protein, which encodes MTTRTFRITVRGVFDALSTDQRAELLARATEHDVLRAAFTPEGHLSYDIAARSAFTFRFLDAGESEEDILEATERAEGAAQAWLAERGYGYKNLRSQAEDLSQAPLGKRQRRAAARTNG
- a CDS encoding 7-epi-alpha-eudesmol synthase, coding for MPQDVRFDLPFKTPVSEHLEYARERHLRWVWDMGLVRSQAGFEEYQSWDLPQAAARTYPHASVDDMVVLMNWFSLAFLFDDQFDTGSPDRADRIAEVARELIATPLRPAGTTPRVVCPITIAWAEVWAQLSDGMSLTWRTRFAASWGRFLVAHTEEVDLAARGLAGTLGLEEYAEFRRRTVGIHHSIDAGERSRGFEVPPQVQAHPLMVRMRDLAADTIGFMNDIHSFEREKRRGDGHNLIAVLHRERGRSWEEAAAEAYRMTTECLDEYLELEARVADMCDELGLTAEQRAQVRMGVEAIQHWINGNYEWALTSGRYAASKEGPAATAELAGKGSLDDLLAV
- a CDS encoding amidohydrolase — its product is MHADLLFTGGPVLTPEGRTATAVAVTGDRITAVGNSEVHDLVGPKTEVVDLAGRLLLPGFQDAHVHPVPAGLELTQCDLTGEKTAEDTLAAVRAYADAHPDREWITGGGWSMEAFEGGTPTKELLDAVVPDRPVYLPNRDHHGAWVNSRALELAGVTRDTPDPADGRFERDASGEPTGMLQEGAMQYVGRITPPATAADRLAALLHAQRHLHALGITAWQDALVGTFLGMDDPSEAYLAAARDGSLTARVVGALWWDRARGAEQIPELVERRAALSHGRFRATSVKLMLDGVAENGTASLLDPYLDKCGCATANRGTSFIDSTQLPSYVTELDALGFQCHFHALGDRAVRDALDAVEAARKANGPSDTRPHLAHLQVVHPDDVPRFARLGATANIQPLWAAHEPQMDELTIPFLGSERAAWQYPFGALLRSGARLAAGSDWPVSSPDPLQGIHVAVNRVSPDEAGPVFLPAERIDLTAALTAYTAGSAYANHLDDTGSVREGALADLVILDRDPFDGPPEAIAETRVALTYVGGERVHAEPDA
- a CDS encoding APC family permease, whose translation is MTQKPYGADPPSLRKTLGVVDGVAIAASSTAATTSIGIGLGVTAGVVGLHLPAIMLLAFLPILGIAGAYSRLNRVEPNAGNGYVWVGRSLTPWLGFLVGWVNIVATVAFLAYTTAVTGSAMLQLAGEAGLHEVAGLALDPGSTAQTTAVGIVVLVAVTLTAVTGVKTAARLQSGLLVFEYVVLLGFCGYGIVTGPHPFSLSWFDPFEIPSASALAQGLLLSVFCYWGFEAAFTVNEEVRDPRDASRAGTITLVTMLGLFLLGSVAFQRVLSEPELAGHGAEGLAFFGDRLASQPLAALPLVALMFSAVASLQAGVIPTARGMFAMSRDRTLGPVWSKVSARYGTPAAGTLLIGALATAVAALALVIPRLADMIMATVNAVGIVVALSYALTALAAAVRFRGLLREDWRQGIRAVVLPSLSAAALLGLGGYLGWSFYTSTDHLEVSADNGWFLLLTPTAMIVSGFVAAAWAKWVRKSPYFRTGHGTDADAPQLLATPH